TGGAACAAATTtgtccttcatttttttttttcatgcataGACCTCTGTCTGTGATGCGGACCTATGCATCAAGCGTAGCATTGCATCTGGCTTGTGAGACACCTCTGATCATTATTCATCCTTGGGCCAGTCTTGCTGCAAGTTTTGCTTGATTTACATAAACAAAGTTCCCATACATGGCATACTTAGCTTTGTTACACTTATGGTGACAAGGAAAGGCCAGATAAAAGAGAGCAATTAATTTCAAAGATCGTTTTATGCTGTTATCTTTGCAGTGGTGACTCAAGTTTTCTTTTGTAAGTTGCCTAGTTAGGCTATACATGTTATACCTTTAGCAAGGTTCATTAATGATATTCTATTGGAACTAATGGATGGTTTTGTATACAAATTATATTAGTCCAAGAAAGAGTGTGACTATCTGATTGAGTTAGCGAAGCCTCACATGGAGAAATCAACAGTTGTTGATAGTGCCACTGGTTGGAGTAAAGACCGCAGGTTTGCATTTCACAGGTTATCTTTTTATCAGACATTGCTCCCTAGTTAAGTTAAATGTTTTCagtaattgtgtgtgtgtgtgtgtgtgtatatatatatatatatatatatatatatatttttttttttttttttctttcttttcttttttttccaggGTGAGGACGAGTTCGAGCATGTTTCTTAGAAGAGGAAAAGACAAAATTATCTGTGCAATTGAGAAAAGGATAGCAGATTATACCTTTATACCTGTAGGTAGTATTCAGCATATTATACAAACTGAAGAACTTCATCGTTGGGTACTATAAAATCAGTTCTCCTACTTAATGCACTATATTTTGGTCTTCTTGTGAGTTTTTATAGCCAATGATTGTACAGTTTTTACTACTTTGTTTTGGAGCATTTGCAAAGTACTTCTAACATGTATGTCTTTGTTTGAAAGTGATTTAAATCATTTGGCTCATATCATCCATAACTGACATATTTGAGTCTTGGTCTGCTTTGTTGTGAAGTATTacttttttaaaaatatgttattttgaCTACTGGTATATGTAATATTGTTGCATGTGGAAGTTGCACTGAGTATTTCAACGGGATACCATGTGCAGCTGAAATGCTTGTTCACACTGATCATTATATACTGAAATGTCATTATCACAAAGTCTGATTGCGTAGTACTTGATTATAAACATCAGCATCATGATTTCtttgataatatttcatattcggtcatctttttctttttagaaTGTCATAATATTTATTCACTGTGGAATAATAATAAATTGAAAAAGTATATAATTGTTTGACTTTTACACTATTAATGGTGGTATATATCAGCGCTTTAGTAAAATTGCAGTTCATCAAAGTGATAAAACCACTACTCTCTTGGCCAAAATAACTTATGCATCTCTATTCTAGTATCAGTTTCTCAAGGgtgctttttttttcttcagatgcctttctttttcttttttttcctttctttttttatctCTCACCTAAAATTTGGTTTTATATTTTTACGGAACACGGTGAGGGTCTTCAGGTTCTCCATTATGAAGTTGGTCAGAAATACGATCCGCACTATGATTCTTTCCATGATGAATTCAATACCAAGAATGGGGGTCAACGTATTGCTACCCTTCTCATGTATCTGTAAGAATCATCCTCTCATTATACTTGGAAACTGATAACATTGTCAGTAAGCTAGTGCAGTTCTCATGCAACTTCTAACACATTTTCTTCCATTTGCAAGTATATCTGTTGCTCAGTTCTCATGTTGAGGAAGGTGGTGAAACTGTGTTTCCCTTCTGAGAAGGTAAATAGCAGTTCTTTACCATGGTATAATGAGCTATCAGACTGTGCAAAGCAGTTTCTTTCTGTTAAAACCAAAAGATGGGAGATGCATTACTCTTCTGGAGCATGAGGCCAGATGCCACTCCAGATCCATCTAGTTTGCACGGTTAGTTGAATGGTGTTTGGCCACCTGAGTGAAGTTTCAATTTCCAGATGTATTTGAAACGTTCAGAATGTTATTGCACTCATTGCAGGTGGATGTCCTGTTATTAAAGGAAATAAGTGGTCTTCTACAAAGTGGATGCGCATGCATGAGTACAGGGCTTAGCTACCAAACTAAACAAGGTACTGTGTTCGATCCTTCCTGTGTCTTGATACCTACACTAGAAAGAAAGTTGAgctttgataatatatatatatatatatatattacatgactTGCAACATTCCGATCTTTTGTTGTTGCAACCTATCATAAGCCTTCTGTGGAGCTAACTTTGTGGTCCTCAAGTCCTCGTATCCTGTGACCACCTCGATGAATCACAATGCCACCAATTACATATGAGTATTTTGATAGACAAGTTAACACTTTCAACTAATCATTGGATGTACGACTGCCCCGACCCATCCATGTGAAATCTTCATTTCCTGGGTCTTATTTATGTTTGATTGGTTTATGGGACGATGGTATGTAGAAACCGAGATGCTAGCAGGCAAGTTGacctttcaagttaatgatttttaTTTATAGCACGTAGATGTAAATTCATTCTATAGTTTGTGACTAATTGGTTTTCACAAGCATTGCTGATGAAATGCATAGATAAACATGGGTTGCTTTTTATAAAGTTCTGTAATCCTTTCTTCTTTCATgtaaccaaagaaaaaaaaaaaatcaagaagttGCATATTGTAGTACTAACATCAATGCTTTTTCCCATTTGTATACTAACATTTgaatactaataatcttgcaaccTTTCGTCTGTTTTACCCTCCTTACCTATCACAGAATTTTCCTGTCATCATGATTCATGATGAGATACGAAGCAGACCTAGAGATGGCAACCTGAGATACGAAGCAGCAGACCTATCGTCAGTCTTGATGATAGTAGCAGTGATGCTCGGGATGGTTAGAGAAAAAGAGGATGATATGAGGCATATAAAGTAACCTTATAAATTCTTGATTCCGGTGGTTGGGGATGTAAATGTATGACAAAGCAACTTTAGTCTCCTTTTTTTCAAACTCACAAGAATATAAATGTTCACCAAATGGGTTATGGTTATTTGGAGAACATAGTGGAAACCATTAATATGGAGTTGGTAAACAACTAAATATAGACCATCACAAGTAGACACAATCAGAACATGAATTccatcaaatatgattttatgaCATCCACCATCAGAATTTTCAATACTTTCCTAATTTATGGCTCACTTAGTCACCCGATTTCGTATTTTACAAATGAAAGGACATGGCAATCAATCATAACAAGGGAATTAGTTCCAACGATAAATTATTTTCAACATGTAACATAAACATGCAGCTATGGGATGAAGCAAGAAGAACATTCAAAGAATATTTACAGAACACAAAAACATAGTAACGACATATATTGTTCAACCATAGCCGGATGACGTTGTTAACCATATTGATGTGCTTGGACATGACCATTGTGCTGCTATCAGAAACCAGGTTTCAGAaaaaaacttatccttgctagttTCTAAAACTATCCTCAGAGGAACAGATTTTACATAAGATGATTCAGGAAGAGCTGCCAAAGAACTAGCTGTTGAAATCCTCATGAGATGGACCCAATCATTCTCCTTTAGATCCCTTTCTAGGTAACTATTCATACTGATCACTAGATTGTTAATGACATCAAGGTGAGATTGAGCGATACTGTTGTCAGAttctttgtatgtatatatatatatatatatatacatacatatataaatacatatatatatatatatatatatatacatacatatatatatatatatatatatatagcaagccACAACATAGACGCAAATTGCTTGACATGTCCTTCGACCCCAAACTTAAACCAAATTAGGACCCTATAAGTTGCAATAAGATCATAATTGTCCAACATCAGCATTACTGCGGGGAAAAAGAACTTAGATTTCATGCTCAATGAAACAAGAATATAGCAATTCAAAGAAATCTACCGACAGAGTTCCAATTTTACCAGCCAGCACCAGGATCAACCTGCCGTTAACCCACCGATGGAAGACACGTTTACTAACGGCAGACTAATGTGCGTTGAGATTCGTGTGCCAGATGTACATACATTTCCCTCGATCACACCTCTTCATCACGCATGAATGGATGATGGTTTGGAGGGATCATCACCGGTTCCGATACATGTATGAAGTGTGGAGTATAATACTTGATCCTTCTTTtcgtttcttcttctttagtactACTTTGGAGGCAACTACGATCTCATTAGGTTTCTCAAAGAAGTTCATAATGCTGGACTGTATGCCATCCTTCGGATCGGTCCATACGTTTGTGCCGAGTGGAATTATGGGTATGTAACAAGAATTAAAGTCATAAAACATTGATCAttatattgatttttatttaCCGTTTTAATTTTACTTTTGTGTTTTCAAGAGGACTTGGTTGAGACAAATCCCAGACATAGAACTGAGGACAGATAACCAACCGTGGAAGGTCAGAgttttttatttgaattatgTGTCTTTAGACTCACCTACTTTGTGAATAAGCTCATCTGTCTAAAATCACTCTCGACAATGAAGGATGAGATGCAAAATTTTACTACCTTAATAGTAGACATGGTTAAGCAAGCAGGACTCTTTGCAACGCAAGGAGGACCCATCATCTTAGCTCAGGTACATGAAAATCTTCTGTGCTCAGATTGCACTTGAGAAGTTGAGATAGTTTTTTCTTCCATctctaattaatatttttgatcCTAATAGATCGAAAATGAATTTGGCAACGTCGAGACCAGCTACGGCGATGCCGGGCCGCGATACGTCAATTTGTGCTCGCAAATGGCAGATTCTCTAAGCATCGATGTGCCATGGATCATGTGCCAACAAGCTGATGCTCCCCAGCCGATGGTAGCAAATTCATCGAAACCTAGTTTGATGATGTTGTTCATGTTTCTTGTCTCTTGATGAGAAGAAACTTTGATTCTGATGCATCGAACTTAGATCAATACTTGCAACGGGTTTTCCGGCTGTGATGCTTTTACACCCAACGACGAGAACAGTCCGAAGATATTGACAGAGAATTGGACTGGCTGGTGTGTTTTGATCCTTCATTTTTCTGTTGTTGATGAGCATAGAGTGATCATCTTTCACTTGTTTGGTTTTCGCTCTTCTGCTCGATGATATGCCGCAATGATGATTGCAGGTTCAAGAACTGGGGCTCTCCGGATCCACACAGGCCTGCCGAAGAACTGGCATTTCAAGTAGCTCGCTTTTTCCAAACCAAAGGGACACTGCAAAACTACTATATGGTTGGTTAGATTTCCCTGCATCGCATATATTGTTATGTTCGAGACCAAGATCCAATGGATGATTAATTGCTCATTCTTAGTATCATGGAGGAACCAACTTTGGCAGAACCTCAGGTGGCCCTTACATTGTCACAAGCTACGATTATGATGCTCCACTTGATGAATACGGTATGTCTGCGTACCCCTCTGATCATTGAGTTTATAGATCCCGGGAAAACATGGAAATGctctgatcatgaatgtatcttTAGGTTACACAAGGCAACCAAAGTGGGGGCATTTGAAGGAGTTGCATGCATCCATTAAGCTAATGGAGAAGGCCCTCACCTATGGAGAAGTCGAAGAAGTTAATCTTGACAATGAATTGACGGTATCGATGATTTCGGAtatgaatttatcttttgatcTAAGGGTGGGAGCATGATGTGATGATGCTGTGGTCATTGCAGATCACCAAATACTCTGGTGACGGAGTCAATCCTGCTTGTTTCTTGAGTAATCAGAACAGCAAATTAAATGCCACCATAGACTATGAGGGAAGTACATATTTCCTGCCTGCTTGGTCTGTCAGCATTCTTCCTGACTGCAAGAGCGAAGTATATAACACTGCCAAGGTAATTACTGCCACTTCTACACAACCTTTTGCCTGCTTTCTGCTGATCCATTTAACTTCCTGTTTTACCCGTTCTTCTTATAGGTAAAGACTCAGACTTCTCTCATGGTGAAGAAGCGAAACACTGCCATGGAAGCATCTGAAGTCTTGTATTGGTCTTGGAGACCAGAGAGACTGGGAATCTCTGCAAAAGGTTTTGGCAGTACATTCACCGTTAACAATCTCTTAGAGCAGAAAAGCGTCACTCTTGATGAAAGTGACTACTTATGGTACACAACCAGGCAAGTATTTTCTTGAAATATTAATCAAAGCACGCATACAATTTAGTAAGACAGACCGTTAACCGTTGATTGTAACGAACAACGTCCAGTGTGGATGTGGGCGAGAAGGAAGAATTTACTCTCAGTGTCAACACCACCGGCCACATCCTCCATGCCTTTGTTAATGACAGGCTAGTAGGTAGTATCAGATAGCATAGCTAGGTTTTCAGACATTCTTCTCTACTTCGAACAGAAGTATTTTAGTAACACTTCGAGGTTGGATCAATGAATAGGTTCTCAATATGGCCTGGCTGGACAGCTTAACTTCACTTTCGAGCGAAAAGTATGGTTTAATCCTGGCCGAAATGTAATATCATTGCTAAGTGCAACTGTTGGCCTTCAGGTTTGCTCTAATTCGCATCTCCAGAAGTTAGATTACATCCGCTGTAAAGACTGTAGCTGATGATTGTTATCATGTTAAACAGAACTATGGTGCCTATTATGATCTGGCGCCAACAGGAATTGTTGGTAGACCTGTAAAATTGATTGGAGAAAATTCCACTTTGGATTTGTCCAATTTTCCTTGGTCTTACAAGTTAGGCATACATCATAACACACTCCTCCATTCTTATGCAAGTCTCGCATCGACTAATTATGAGCATTACAATCAGATTGGACTGGATGGTGAGGTGAGACGGATCCACCTTGATCGACGTGCAGTGAAGTGGCATTCGGGCATGTTTCCAACAAATAGACCATTCACTTGGTATAAGGTGCTGTCTTTACCTTTTGCATATGTGATATATCTAACTGTTATCAGAGATGATAGGGAAGTGACATTTCTTTTGTATGGACGGTTGAAGGCGACCTTCCAAGCTCCATTAGGCTCGGAGGCAGTGGTGGTTGACTTGCTCGGCATGGGCAAAGGAACAGCATGGGTGAACGGCAATAGCATCGGCAGGTTCTGGCCGAACTACACTGCCTCAGCCGATGGTTGCCATGAATGCGATTACAGAGGCACATTTAGCTCCAATAAGTGCCAAACTGGATGCGGCGAGCCGTCCCAGCGATGGTAATACCAAACTACATGCAGTTGAAGCGGCTTGTTCCACGATTCTGTTCTCTAAGACGCTACCTTTGCAGGTATCACGTCCCGCGATCCTTCCTGAAGCTCGGCGAGCCGAACACCCTAATGCTATTCGAGGAGGCCGGCGGCAATCCGCTGCAGGTGAACTTCCAGACTGTCACTGTCGGTGCGGCATGCGCCTCCGCTAGTGAGGGAGACACCCTGAGCTTGTCGTGCCTTAGAGGGCGTACGATCTCGAGAGTTGACTTTGCTAGCTTCGAAGAGCCGGAAGGAACATGCGGAGCATTCGAGGGTGGCAGAGGATGCAGTTCCGACGAGGCATTTGCTGTCATCAAGGACTCATGTCTCGGAACGGAATCGTGCTCGATCGAGATCACTGAGGAGTTTGGCAAATCTTGTGGCACTCTGCCCTCTCCCAGGAAGCTGGTAGTTCAAGTGACCTGTTGACCAGAAGCCAATAAATGTTCCTAGACATGAGATCTGTAGGCTCCGTGATGACGTACAACAGTATgtttatgttctttttttttctgccAGCGGTTGTTAATCTAAATCAATTATTAATTAGATGTTTCAAAATCTTTACcatcacataaaaacacactaatATCAAAACTTAACTTTCAAATGAaagaagtgtgtgtgtgtgtatatataaaaattataacttTAATTTTCAAATTCAtctatcaaaattatatatacaaCTCCAAAATCAATTATTTTCATATTGATACTATTAAAATTAAGTTTAGAATATATCATTGAAAttctaaaaaaatcatatat
Above is a genomic segment from Musa acuminata AAA Group cultivar baxijiao chromosome BXJ3-4, Cavendish_Baxijiao_AAA, whole genome shotgun sequence containing:
- the LOC135637319 gene encoding probable prolyl 4-hydroxylase 3 — encoded protein: MARGARYSRTLLGRRSSSFTLILAALLTASVVLPMLLGFGVFSLPVGSDDRAKPDLRPLRSVHEAKDDMGQIGDQWTEVLSWEPRAFIYHKFLSKKECDYLIELAKPHMEKSTVVDSATGWSKDRRVRTSSSMFLRRGKDKIICAIEKRIADYTFIPVGSIQHIIQTEELHRWVLHYEVGQKYDPHYDSFHDEFNTKNGGQRIATLLMYL
- the LOC135634889 gene encoding beta-galactosidase 1-like isoform X1 → MKDEMQNFTTLIVDMVKQAGLFATQGGPIILAQIENEFGNVETSYGDAGPRYVNLCSQMADSLSIDVPWIMCQQADAPQPMINTCNGFSGCDAFTPNDENSPKILTENWTGWFKNWGSPDPHRPAEELAFQVARFFQTKGTLQNYYMYHGGTNFGRTSGGPYIVTSYDYDAPLDEYGYTRQPKWGHLKELHASIKLMEKALTYGEVEEVNLDNELTITKYSGDGVNPACFLSNQNSKLNATIDYEGSTYFLPAWSVSILPDCKSEVYNTAKVKTQTSLMVKKRNTAMEASEVLYWSWRPERLGISAKGFGSTFTVNNLLEQKSVTLDESDYLWYTTSVDVGEKEEFTLSVNTTGHILHAFVNDRLVGSQYGLAGQLNFTFERKVWFNPGRNVISLLSATVGLQIGLDGEVRRIHLDRRAVKWHSGMFPTNRPFTWYKATFQAPLGSEAVVVDLLGMGKGTAWVNGNSIGRFWPNYTASADGCHECDYRGTFSSNKCQTGCGEPSQRWYHVPRSFLKLGEPNTLMLFEEAGGNPLQVNFQTVTVGAACASASEGDTLSLSCLRGRTISRVDFASFEEPEGTCGAFEGGRGCSSDEAFAVIKDSCLGTESCSIEITEEFGKSCGTLPSPRKLVVQVTC
- the LOC135634889 gene encoding beta-galactosidase 1-like isoform X2, which translates into the protein MQNFTTLIVDMVKQAGLFATQGGPIILAQIENEFGNVETSYGDAGPRYVNLCSQMADSLSIDVPWIMCQQADAPQPMINTCNGFSGCDAFTPNDENSPKILTENWTGWFKNWGSPDPHRPAEELAFQVARFFQTKGTLQNYYMYHGGTNFGRTSGGPYIVTSYDYDAPLDEYGYTRQPKWGHLKELHASIKLMEKALTYGEVEEVNLDNELTITKYSGDGVNPACFLSNQNSKLNATIDYEGSTYFLPAWSVSILPDCKSEVYNTAKVKTQTSLMVKKRNTAMEASEVLYWSWRPERLGISAKGFGSTFTVNNLLEQKSVTLDESDYLWYTTSVDVGEKEEFTLSVNTTGHILHAFVNDRLVGSQYGLAGQLNFTFERKVWFNPGRNVISLLSATVGLQIGLDGEVRRIHLDRRAVKWHSGMFPTNRPFTWYKATFQAPLGSEAVVVDLLGMGKGTAWVNGNSIGRFWPNYTASADGCHECDYRGTFSSNKCQTGCGEPSQRWYHVPRSFLKLGEPNTLMLFEEAGGNPLQVNFQTVTVGAACASASEGDTLSLSCLRGRTISRVDFASFEEPEGTCGAFEGGRGCSSDEAFAVIKDSCLGTESCSIEITEEFGKSCGTLPSPRKLVVQVTC